The DNA window GCGATTAAAATGGACCAACCTGTCGATAATAGATGTGACCAATAAAAAAATCCATTGATAGTTGCAGCGATTAACGCAAGCATGACAACTTTACGATTTCCTCGCATAGAAGGGACAAGGAGACCGACGAACATAGCATACAAAGCAATTGACATGGCCGCCTGTAAGAAAGCGGGGAGATTTGCTCCGATTACATGACCAATTGCAGTAAAAATAACCCAGCTACTATACGCGATCAATGCGACTCCAAACGCAAAGGAGGTAGCTATCTTTTCTTCCTTTTGCGTTGCAAGCACCGAAAACGATTCGTCCGTAATACCAAAAGCATAGATTCCTTTAATCCATCTTTTCTCACTCTGCATCTTTTCATTAAGTGCAGCCGTCATTAAAAAGTGACGTATATTGACGACAAAAGTGTTTAAAACGATTAAAATAGGATCGACACCTTTCGATATTAGCGTCAAGGACATGTATTGGGCTGCTCCAGCATACACAAAAATACTCATAGCTGTAGCTTCTAGAATGGATAGACCAGATGTTTTGGCAAGTAAACCAAATGTCAAAGCAACTGGAAAATAGC is part of the Psychrobacillus sp. FSL H8-0483 genome and encodes:
- a CDS encoding AzlC family ABC transporter permease, yielding MKNSLFGQGLKAGVSIAIGYFPVALTFGLLAKTSGLSILEATAMSIFVYAGAAQYMSLTLISKGVDPILIVLNTFVVNIRHFLMTAALNEKMQSEKRWIKGIYAFGITDESFSVLATQKEEKIATSFAFGVALIAYSSWVIFTAIGHVIGANLPAFLQAAMSIALYAMFVGLLVPSMRGNRKVVMLALIAATINGFFYWSHLLSTGWSILIATLASSIFVEIIYARRGRGLPKGV